From the Deinococcus sonorensis KR-87 genome, the window CTGGACTGCGACCCTGGCGTTGATGACGCCATCTGCCTGCTGCTGGCCCTCGCCAGCCAGGAGGTGACGGTACGGGGGGTGCAGACCACACACGGCAACGTGGCGTTGACCTCCACCACACGCAACGCGCTGGACCTGCTGGCGTTCATGGAGCGGCCGGACATCCCGGTCTACGCCGGAGCGGCCGCTCCGCTGATCCGCGCTCCTCTCTACGCGCCGGACATTCACGGCGCTGGGGGTCTGGGCACTGTGCAGCTTCCCCTGGCCGGGCAGAACGTCAAGGCGGAACACGCCGTTCTGGCCTTCATCCGGCAGGTGCGCGAGCAGCCGGGTCAGCTGACCGTTTGTGCCACCGGCCCACTGACCAATCTGGCGCTGGCCGAGCGACTCTCCCACGGCGTGCTGAGAGAGCTCCGGGCTTTGGTGGTCATGGGTGGCAGCATCGAGGCGGGCGCCCCTAAGCTGGGCAACGTGACCGCGCACGCGGAATTCAATGCCCATGCCGACCCGCACGCGCTGCGGGTGGTGCTGGAAAGCGGCGCGAACACGGTCCTGTTCGGCCTGAATCTGACCCGGCAGGTACGCGTGACGCGGGAACGCACCGCCGCCCTGACGGCCCTCGGGACACCCGCCGCCAGCCTGAGTGCCGACATGCTGAACGGCTACCTCGATCTGATTGAGCAGCGGGACCAGCGGGTAGGCGCCCTGCATGACCCCTGCACGGTGGCGTGGCTGCTGCGCCCGGAGCTGTTCGAACTGGAGCCGGCGCGGGTGCAGGTCCGGCTGAACGAAGACGAGCAGCTGGGCATGACCGTCCGAGAGGACGGCGAGCCGAATGTCCAGCTGGCCGTCAAAGCCGACGAGGATGGCGTGTGGGCGCTGTTGATGGAGCGGCTGGGATAAGGATGGGGTAGCGTTCTGTGATCTCTGGCCACATCGAACCTGCTGAGAACCCGAGCGTGTTGGTCAATCAAGAGCGCTGAGACGGTTTCAGTTGGACAACGTCTATCCTTTTTCAAGGATCTTCACCGTTGAGGCACCGGCACATTACCAGCGTCCGTCCATTTTTAAAGGGCACTTTCAAGTGGATGGAGGACTGAGAAGCTGGCTTGAACGGTTCGCCTTTCTTCTCCGCACAGTGGAGGCGGCCGTCGTCTCTGGACTGCTGATCAGGAAGATTTGCTTGCGCCCTGCAGCCGGAAGTCCTCGCAATCGAGAGCACCGGGAAAGACTCCATGATTGGCCAGCGCTGGGGTCTGACCTCCTGGCCCGCCAATGAAGAAGCGCTGGGACAGATCGGCGGTGAACCACGCTTTCGTACCGCGTTTTCCCCTTCCATAAGGAAGCGGGGCCACCCCCTCTGAAGGTGACCCCGCTGTTCGCCCTGCTGACGTTCAGTCCGCAGCCGTGCCGTGCATGCCGGCCTGGGCATTCTGCTTGTCCTTCTTGTCGTTCTCGGCCTCGCGTTCCAGCTTGGCCTTGATCTTCTTCAGGCGAAAGCTCTCCTCGCGCTCGCGCTGGTCCAGCACGCCACGAATGAAGCGGATGTCGTCCTGAATGCCAGGAATGACCACCTGCTCCAGCGCGTTCACGCGGCGGGAGGTCTTCTTGATCTCCTCGCCGATGCGCCGCAGCTTGGTTTCGGTGGCCGCCACCTTCACCAGGGCACCCATTACGCCCTGGAAGTCGCTGGCCGCCTGGATGGTCCGCGACCCAACGTTGATCGGGCTGAAGCTGGTCTTGGTCTGCTCCGGCACCGCGATCTTGGGCACCTTCACGCCGTAGATGCTCTCGATCTGCATGTCGATGCCGTACTCGCCGCCCTGTGCAAGGCTCAGGCTCTCGACCGCTTCCGGGCTGTCCCAGCTCTTGGCGCCAAACAGGCTGACGTAGGCGCCCTTGCTCACGCCGGACAGCTCCTCACGGGCCGCCAGTGCATCCTTGACCAGCGCGAAGAACTCGCCGATCAATGCGTCACGCTTGCGCTTGAGCAGGTCCGCGCCGCTGCTCGCGGTCTTGAGGCTGGCCTTGCTGCCCAGCAGGGCGCTGCGGGTGGGACTGATCTGAGTTGCCATACAGTTCACCTCCTCTGGAGGGGACGGTGCGCCGGGCAACCCGAAGGCGTGCCCGGCTCAACGCCGCTTAAATCCGGTTGCCCCGCCACATCTCGTCGATCTTGGCTCCGTAGAACTTGTCGATGCTGTCCTTGGACAGACGGGTCAGCTGGCTCTGGGGCAGCTTGCTGAGAATGGCCCAGGCGACGCTCAGGCTGTCCTCGATGCTGCGGTCCTGGCCGCCCTGACCGATGAAGTAGTTCTCGAAGTCGTCGGCGAAGCGCAGGTACAGCTTGTCGGTGTCGGTCAGCGCGTCCTCACCGGTGATGGCCACCAGCTTGCGCAGGTCCAGGCCGTTGGCGTAGGCCGCGAACAGCTGGTCCGACACGTTCTTGTGGTCGGCGCGGGTCTTGCCCTTGCCGATGCCGTTGCCCTGCAGCCGCGACAGGCTCGGCAGCGGGTTGATCGGCGGGAACACGCCCTTGGCGTTCAGACCACGGTCCACCACGATCTGGCCCTCGGTGATGTAGCCGGTCAGGTCGGGGATCGGGTGGGTGATGTCGTCGTCGGGCATCGAGAGGATCGGAATCTGGGTGACCGAGCCGGGCTTGCCGTTCACCACGCCGGCGCGCTCATACAGCGACGCCAGGTCGGTGTACATGTAGCCGGGGAAGCCACGTCGACCGGGGATCTCCTCACGGGCGCCGCCGATCTCGCGCAGCGCCTCGCAGTAGTTCGTCAGGTCGGTCAGGATCACCAGCACGTGGTAGCCCAGCTCGAAGGCCAGGTACTCGGCGGTGGTGAGCGCCATGCGCGGGGTCAGGATGCGCTCGACGGTGGGGTCGTCGGCCTTGTTCAGGAACAGCACCGAACGGGCCAGCGCGCCAGTACGCTCGAACTCCTGGGTGAAGAAGCTCACCTCGCGCTGGGTCAGACCCATCGCGGCGAACACCACCGCGAAGTCGCCCTCGTGGCCCGGCACCTTCGCCTGACGCGCGATCTGGGCGGCCAGCTCGTTGTGCGGCAGACCCGAGCCCGAGAAGATCGGGAGCTTCTGCCCACGGATGAGTGAGGTGTTCACGTCAATGGTGCTGATGCCGGTCTGGATGAACTCCTCCGGCTTGGCGCGGCTGGCCGGGTTCATCGCCTGACCGTTGATGCTCAGGCGGCGGTCCGCCACCACGGCGGGCAGCCCGTCAATCGGGCGGCCCAGGCCGTCGAAGCGGCGGCCGATCATCTCGCGCGACACGCCCAGGCGGGCCACGTCCTCCACGAGGCTGACGCTGGCGGTGGCGAGGTCCAGACCACGGGTGTCCTCGAAGATCTGGATCACCGCGTGCTCGTCACTCACCTCGATGACCTGCCCGCCGCGCACGCGCCCCGAGCCGTCCTTGATGTTCACGATGGCGTTGTAGGCCAGGTCCGACGCGCTGTTCACGAACAGCAGCGGGCCCGAGATGTACGCGACGTCGTTGTATTCCTTCTGCAGCAGGGTCACGCTCTCACTCCCTTGAAGGTGGTGTCCAGCTCGCTGAGCAGGGCGTCGGTGTAGGCCTCGAACTCGTTCTCGGCCACGTACCGCGCGCGGCTCAGCTTCTCGATCACCGGGTTCTGGATGATCTCGTCGATGGAAGCGCCGTCACGCAGCGCCACGCCCGCCTGATCGTAGAACTTCAGCATGGCCATCATCAGCCCGTAGTTTTTGGGCATGCTGGCGCTGGCGTCCACCGGATCGAAGCCGTTCTGCTGCAGGAAGTCCTGACGCAGCATGCGGCCCGCCTCGATGGTCAGGCGCTCGTTGTCCTGCAGGGCGTCGGGGCCTACCAGCTGCACCACTTCCTGCAGCGCGGCCTCTTCCTGCAGCACGTTCTGGATGCG encodes:
- a CDS encoding V-type ATP synthase subunit D codes for the protein MATQISPTRSALLGSKASLKTASSGADLLKRKRDALIGEFFALVKDALAAREELSGVSKGAYVSLFGAKSWDSPEAVESLSLAQGGEYGIDMQIESIYGVKVPKIAVPEQTKTSFSPINVGSRTIQAASDFQGVMGALVKVAATETKLRRIGEEIKKTSRRVNALEQVVIPGIQDDIRFIRGVLDQREREESFRLKKIKAKLEREAENDKKDKQNAQAGMHGTAAD
- a CDS encoding nucleoside hydrolase, giving the protein MSLPLPLLLDCDPGVDDAICLLLALASQEVTVRGVQTTHGNVALTSTTRNALDLLAFMERPDIPVYAGAAAPLIRAPLYAPDIHGAGGLGTVQLPLAGQNVKAEHAVLAFIRQVREQPGQLTVCATGPLTNLALAERLSHGVLRELRALVVMGGSIEAGAPKLGNVTAHAEFNAHADPHALRVVLESGANTVLFGLNLTRQVRVTRERTAALTALGTPAASLSADMLNGYLDLIEQRDQRVGALHDPCTVAWLLRPELFELEPARVQVRLNEDEQLGMTVREDGEPNVQLAVKADEDGVWALLMERLG
- a CDS encoding V-type ATP synthase subunit B, encoding MTLLQKEYNDVAYISGPLLFVNSASDLAYNAIVNIKDGSGRVRGGQVIEVSDEHAVIQIFEDTRGLDLATASVSLVEDVARLGVSREMIGRRFDGLGRPIDGLPAVVADRRLSINGQAMNPASRAKPEEFIQTGISTIDVNTSLIRGQKLPIFSGSGLPHNELAAQIARQAKVPGHEGDFAVVFAAMGLTQREVSFFTQEFERTGALARSVLFLNKADDPTVERILTPRMALTTAEYLAFELGYHVLVILTDLTNYCEALREIGGAREEIPGRRGFPGYMYTDLASLYERAGVVNGKPGSVTQIPILSMPDDDITHPIPDLTGYITEGQIVVDRGLNAKGVFPPINPLPSLSRLQGNGIGKGKTRADHKNVSDQLFAAYANGLDLRKLVAITGEDALTDTDKLYLRFADDFENYFIGQGGQDRSIEDSLSVAWAILSKLPQSQLTRLSKDSIDKFYGAKIDEMWRGNRI